The proteins below come from a single Cannabis sativa cultivar Pink pepper isolate KNU-18-1 chromosome 3, ASM2916894v1, whole genome shotgun sequence genomic window:
- the LOC115711238 gene encoding thaumatin-like protein 1, producing the protein MNTIALLSFSLALAMIFLSGAQSATFTIKNNCPFTIWPGTLTGAGKPPLSSTGFELASGATQSIDAPAGWSGRFWARSGCTTDATGKFTCETADCGSGKVSCNGAGGIPPASLVELTLAENGGQDFYDISLVDGFNLPVGLVPSSSCASTSCPANVNSVCPPELTLKGADGSVVGCKSACLALNKPEYCCTGAYGTPETCPPTDYSKMFKTQCPQAYSYAYDDKSSTFTCRGGPNYDITFCP; encoded by the exons ATGAACACCATTGCACTACTCTCGTTCAGTCTGGCCTTGGCCATGATTTTCTTGTCCG GGGCTCAATCAGCTACATTCACAATAAAAAACAACTGTCCATTCACCATCTGGCCCGGAACCCTTACCGGCGCAGGGAAGCCTCCACTATCATCTACAGGTTTCGAATTAGCATCGGGCGCAACACAATCCATTGATGCTCCGGCAGGATGGTCAGGCAGGTTCTGGGCCCGATCCGGATGTACCACCGATGCCACCGGAAAATTCACATGCGAAACAGCCGACTGCGGATCCGGTAAGGTTTCATGCAACGGGGCTGGCGGAATTCCTCCGGCGTCTTTAGTGGAACTCACTCTGGCCGAAAATGGCGGCCAAGATTTCTACGACATAAGTCTTGTTGACGGCTTCAACTTGCCCGTTGGGCTAGTTCCGTCGAGCTCGTGCGCTAGCACGAGCTGTCCTGCGAATGTGAACAGCGTTTGCCCGCCGGAGCTGACGTTGAAAGGAGCAGATGGGAGCGTAGTGGGTTGCAAGAGCGCGTGTTTGGCTTTGAACAAACCTGAGTACTGCTGCACCGGAGCATATGGGACGCCGGAGACTTGCCCGCCGACAGACTATTCTAAGATGTTTAAGACTCAGTGTCCTCAAGCTTATAGCTATGCTTATGATGATAAGTCTAGTACTTTTACATGCAGAGGAGGACCTAATTATGATATCACTTTCTGTCCATGA